Proteins from one Desulfonema limicola genomic window:
- a CDS encoding recombinase family protein: MKDLKKDLQFIFEELGMLAKKTEELLNKVVDAEKKDAEKKGTEKKAKTKSEKTRQKKSKSKKPVSKKPVSKKTDSKKPDSKKTEFDRNEIVKIIMDKKKEGASFETIAQYLETQKIPTLSGKGQWRKQSVHKLYQQNK, encoded by the coding sequence ATGAAAGATTTAAAAAAAGACCTTCAATTTATATTTGAAGAATTAGGAATGCTTGCCAAAAAAACAGAAGAGCTTTTAAATAAGGTTGTTGATGCTGAAAAAAAAGATGCTGAAAAAAAAGGCACTGAAAAAAAAGCAAAAACAAAATCAGAAAAAACCAGGCAGAAAAAATCAAAATCTAAAAAACCCGTTTCTAAAAAACCTGTTTCTAAAAAAACAGATTCTAAAAAACCCGATTCTAAAAAAACAGAGTTTGACCGAAATGAGATTGTTAAAATCATAATGGATAAGAAAAAAGAAGGTGCCAGCTTTGAAACAATTGCACAATATCTTGAAACACAGAAGATTCCAACCCTTTCAGGAAAAGGACAATGGCGCAAGCAGTCTGTACATAAACTATATCAGCAGAATAAATGA
- a CDS encoding DUF4178 domain-containing protein: MGWKDFFGFGKKDKEADKETDNITNISLSSIKPGYFLDYDLKTWEVTARHHYDWGDSDLSYEWQLKSHDETIYLSRESDDQVDWTVARPISFLKLGSHIRKHIEEHEDPPDEIEFESIKYYLAESGGGHFFKDGTGPGQAFISWDYEDESGKKYLSIEQWGEDEFEASAGQLVEEYQFTNILPGKNTA, translated from the coding sequence ATGGGCTGGAAAGATTTTTTTGGTTTTGGCAAAAAAGATAAAGAAGCTGATAAAGAAACTGATAATATCACAAATATTTCTCTTTCTTCCATTAAACCAGGATATTTTTTAGATTATGATTTAAAAACCTGGGAGGTTACAGCCAGGCATCATTATGACTGGGGAGACAGCGATCTGAGTTATGAATGGCAGTTGAAAAGTCATGATGAAACTATTTACCTGAGCAGGGAATCTGATGACCAGGTTGACTGGACTGTTGCCAGACCCATTTCTTTTCTCAAACTTGGCTCCCATATTCGTAAACATATTGAGGAACATGAGGATCCGCCTGATGAAATAGAATTTGAATCAATAAAATATTACCTGGCTGAATCAGGAGGGGGACATTTTTTTAAAGATGGAACAGGCCCTGGACAGGCTTTTATAAGCTGGGATTATGAAGATGAATCAGGTAAAAAATATCTCTCCATTGAACAATGGGGAGAAGATGAGTTTGAAGCTTCCGCAGGTCAGTTAGTTGAAGAATATCAATTTACCAATATTTTGCCAGGAAAAAATACTGCATAA
- a CDS encoding restriction endonuclease subunit S: protein MDILFENFKELTNSPKNAEQLKKLVLQLAVQGKLTAKWRQENPDVEPAKVLLERIQAEKEQMIKQGKIKRAKPLPGISEEEKPFDLPEGWEWCRLTDIAEIIMGQSPPSESYNEIKEGLPFYQGKKEFGKMYLEGVSIWCSNPKVISEINDILISVRAPVGDVNIAKEPVSIGRGLSIIRLIDKELLFYIFYFLDHFKKIWITKGSFFDSINKNNVLSVVIPIPPPPEQQAITKKTTRLMSLCDELEKKAEEREALHEKVMQAVVKQFTADNTTTPLCKFLYS, encoded by the coding sequence ATGGATATTTTATTTGAAAATTTTAAGGAATTGACAAACAGCCCGAAAAATGCGGAACAGCTTAAAAAACTGGTGCTGCAGCTTGCAGTCCAGGGGAAATTGACGGCAAAATGGAGACAAGAAAACCCTGATGTTGAACCTGCAAAGGTTCTGCTGGAGCGCATTCAGGCTGAAAAAGAGCAAATGATAAAACAGGGGAAGATTAAACGGGCAAAGCCTTTGCCTGGGATTTCTGAGGAAGAAAAGCCTTTTGATCTGCCGGAGGGGTGGGAGTGGTGTCGGCTTACAGATATTGCCGAAATTATTATGGGGCAAAGTCCGCCCAGTGAATCATATAATGAAATTAAAGAAGGGTTGCCATTTTATCAAGGAAAGAAAGAGTTTGGTAAAATGTATCTTGAAGGCGTTAGTATTTGGTGTTCAAATCCAAAAGTAATTTCAGAAATTAATGATATATTAATTTCTGTCCGGGCACCAGTTGGAGATGTGAACATTGCAAAAGAGCCAGTTTCTATTGGAAGAGGACTTTCTATTATCAGACTAATTGATAAAGAATTGTTATTTTACATTTTTTACTTTTTAGATCATTTTAAAAAAATCTGGATCACTAAAGGCTCATTTTTTGACTCAATCAATAAAAATAATGTTTTAAGTGTTGTAATTCCAATTCCCCCTCCACCCGAACAACAAGCCATCACCAAAAAAACAACCCGTCTAATGTCCCTGTGTGATGAACTGGAAAAAAAGGCGGAAGAAAGGGAAGCTCTGCATGAGAAAGTCATGCAGGCAGTGGTTAAGCAGTTTACGGCGGATAATACTACTACACCACTTTGTAAGTTCTTATACAGTTAA
- a CDS encoding rhomboid family intramembrane serine protease produces MSDTKDSRLFQNIQIAFAVIAVLWAIHIFDMFFPGNLKLYGLRPRNMDHLSGIIFYPLLHGSLRHLMGNSGTLLALLIISLSLSRKMTGFALFIIIFGGGGAVWLFGSPNTVHIGASGVIFGLMGFLLFIGIFQKKWKPLIFSIVVFFAYGGVLISLFTIVPGVSWSGHFWGFISGVAAAWFMRKPENDLKNEKY; encoded by the coding sequence ATGTCAGACACAAAAGACAGCAGACTTTTTCAAAACATTCAAATAGCATTTGCCGTAATTGCCGTTTTATGGGCAATTCATATTTTTGACATGTTTTTTCCTGGAAATCTGAAACTTTACGGACTCAGACCCCGGAACATGGATCATTTATCCGGCATTATATTCTACCCTCTCTTACACGGCAGTTTAAGACATCTTATGGGAAATTCAGGAACACTTCTAGCCCTGCTCATTATTTCACTATCCCTGAGCCGAAAAATGACAGGCTTTGCCTTATTTATCATAATATTTGGCGGCGGAGGCGCTGTCTGGCTTTTTGGCAGCCCAAACACGGTTCACATCGGCGCAAGCGGGGTTATATTCGGTCTTATGGGATTTCTTTTATTCATAGGCATTTTTCAAAAAAAATGGAAACCCCTTATATTTTCCATTGTTGTATTTTTTGCTTACGGCGGGGTTTTGATTTCACTTTTTACCATTGTGCCCGGCGTAAGCTGGAGCGGTCATTTCTGGGGATTTATTTCAGGAGTAGCAGCAGCATGGTTCATGCGCAAGCCTGAAAATGATTTAAAAAACGAAAAATATTGA
- a CDS encoding YbjN domain-containing protein produces MNKFDLVKEYLNDMELVIIEQDNENELVVVENEDEGIKNLIIDCEEPIVIIEQLILRLKPSAPADFFKRLLQMNRELVHGAFVLDETGDMLLFRDTLQLENLDYNELEGSIKALSLAMSEYGSELLKFAAA; encoded by the coding sequence ATGAATAAGTTTGATCTGGTTAAAGAATATTTAAATGACATGGAACTCGTCATTATTGAACAAGACAATGAAAATGAGCTTGTAGTTGTTGAAAATGAAGATGAAGGTATTAAAAACCTGATTATTGACTGCGAAGAACCTATTGTAATTATCGAACAATTAATTTTAAGACTAAAACCATCTGCACCTGCTGACTTTTTTAAACGCCTGCTGCAAATGAATCGTGAACTTGTGCATGGAGCTTTTGTTCTGGATGAAACAGGAGATATGCTGCTTTTCAGGGATACCCTGCAGCTTGAAAACCTGGATTATAACGAGCTTGAAGGCTCAATAAAAGCTTTGAGCCTTGCCATGTCTGAATATGGATCTGAATTATTGAAATTTGCAGCAGCTTGA
- a CDS encoding potassium channel family protein: MLHFLIFIKKTIALISRQEIFQVILVVCCVALGGSAGLVYFEKNTEFSDALWWVVVTMTTVGYGDISPATAGGRLVASAVMIVGIGFLGILTASIASIFVENKLLENKGMKKTYVKDHIIICGWHFRGSRIVEELRIDSKSSKLYIVIIADIPEKPVDDEYLYFIRGEVNEDTLKKACIETARVVIVLSDDKLDAYARDAKTILNTLTIESINPDVYTCVELMDEKNAAHCRRAKADEIIVAGELSTNLLVQAALNHGITRMISELVSNRFGEDLYKVDVPSRFSGQTFFEVMCDLKENHGILCIGIEDLTGNRFLANPDKKYILNKDDRLIVIASKRPEI; this comes from the coding sequence ATGCTTCATTTTCTCATCTTTATAAAAAAAACTATTGCCCTGATAAGCCGTCAGGAAATCTTCCAGGTTATACTGGTTGTCTGCTGTGTTGCTCTGGGAGGCAGTGCAGGCCTGGTATATTTTGAAAAAAATACAGAATTTTCAGATGCTTTATGGTGGGTTGTTGTTACCATGACAACAGTAGGTTATGGCGACATTTCTCCGGCAACAGCAGGAGGCAGGCTTGTGGCCTCTGCTGTGATGATAGTGGGCATTGGTTTTTTGGGAATCCTTACTGCCAGCATAGCCAGCATATTTGTTGAAAATAAACTATTGGAGAATAAAGGCATGAAAAAAACATATGTTAAAGACCATATTATTATCTGCGGCTGGCACTTCAGGGGAAGCAGGATTGTCGAAGAACTCAGGATTGATTCTAAATCATCTAAACTTTATATTGTTATAATTGCAGATATTCCTGAAAAACCTGTTGATGATGAATATCTTTATTTTATAAGGGGTGAGGTTAATGAGGATACGCTTAAAAAAGCCTGTATTGAAACAGCAAGGGTTGTTATTGTTCTTTCAGATGATAAACTGGATGCTTATGCCAGGGATGCAAAAACCATACTTAATACCCTGACCATAGAAAGCATAAACCCTGATGTTTATACATGCGTTGAACTTATGGATGAAAAAAATGCTGCTCACTGCCGCAGGGCAAAGGCTGACGAGATCATTGTTGCCGGAGAACTTAGTACCAATCTCCTGGTGCAGGCTGCTTTAAATCACGGTATTACCCGTATGATTAGTGAACTTGTCAGCAACCGTTTTGGAGAAGACCTGTATAAGGTAGATGTTCCATCCAGGTTTTCAGGACAAACCTTTTTTGAAGTTATGTGTGATTTAAAAGAGAATCATGGAATTTTATGTATAGGCATTGAAGATTTAACAGGAAACAGATTTTTGGCAAATCCTGACAAAAAATATATATTAAATAAAGATGACCGTTTAATAGTAATTGCTTCAAAAAGGCCGGAAATATAG
- the hsdR gene encoding EcoAI/FtnUII family type I restriction enzme subunit R, with protein sequence MQSKKDLSEADIKAKYITPAVKNAGWDENLQFRREVSLTDGRIIVKGSLFSRGRPKQADYILYYKPNIPVAIIEAKNNKHSVRSGIQQALSYRELLEDVPCVYSSNGDSFFEHDFTCSNGKLEREIPLDEFPSPEELWKRYKKLNNIDKSQEKAASQDYFYDSTGRTPRYYQQIAVNRIVESIAKGEKRVLLVLATGTGKTYVAFQSIYRLWKSGIKKRILFLADRNALINQTKTGDFKHFGQALHVIRNKKIDKSYEIYLALYQGLTGYDENKDAFRRFSREFFDLVVIDECHRGSAAEDSAWREILEYFSSAAHIGLTATPKETKDVSNIDYFGNPVYTYSLKKGIDDGFLAPYQVVRIGINVDLQGWRPENGKLDLDGRAIEDREYNIKDYDRNLVIEERTSLAADKITEYMKKTNRFSKTIVFCVDIEHAERMTEALRNANQDLVCKNSKYVMQITGDNLEGKRELDNFQNPESDYPVIVTTSKLLTTGVDVPTCRNIVLDANIVSMTEFKQIIGRGTRLCPDFNKLYFTIIDFRANARNFADPDFDGPPIQESEFEKDDNIDLPEPDNTDQAEDDPGETEEDPLKEGDPDYSPDNSSEQGGEIIETPRKKVVVNGVEVHVLSRIVQYYREDGKLTTKSLEDFTKANILKNYQSLDRFLIKWQAAEKKQAVIEELENQGIFLKELEALTGKDMDPFDIVCHLAFDMPPLSRKERAEKVRKRNYFAKYGDNAQKVLENLLDKYADQGIENIETLDVLKLDPLKNIGTPREIFGFFGDKNQYLNALNLLKQEIYKAA encoded by the coding sequence ATGCAGTCTAAAAAGGATTTATCCGAAGCTGATATAAAGGCAAAATACATAACCCCTGCAGTAAAAAATGCAGGCTGGGATGAAAATCTCCAGTTCAGGCGCGAGGTTTCCCTTACAGACGGAAGGATAATTGTAAAAGGCAGCCTGTTTTCCAGGGGCAGACCGAAACAGGCGGATTATATTCTTTACTATAAACCCAATATCCCTGTTGCCATTATTGAGGCAAAAAATAATAAGCATTCTGTGCGCTCCGGCATTCAGCAGGCTTTGTCTTACAGGGAACTGCTTGAAGACGTGCCTTGTGTTTACAGTTCCAACGGCGACTCTTTTTTTGAACATGATTTTACCTGCTCAAACGGGAAGCTTGAGAGGGAAATCCCGCTTGATGAATTTCCCAGCCCTGAAGAATTGTGGAAACGTTATAAAAAACTTAATAATATTGACAAATCCCAGGAAAAGGCAGCTTCCCAGGATTATTTTTACGACAGCACAGGAAGAACCCCAAGATATTATCAGCAGATTGCAGTCAACAGGATTGTTGAATCCATTGCCAAAGGAGAAAAACGGGTTCTCCTTGTCCTGGCAACAGGAACCGGCAAAACCTATGTTGCTTTTCAATCCATTTACCGGCTCTGGAAAAGCGGGATAAAAAAACGGATTTTGTTTCTTGCTGACAGAAACGCACTTATTAACCAGACCAAAACAGGGGATTTTAAGCATTTTGGTCAGGCTCTTCATGTTATCCGCAATAAAAAGATTGATAAATCCTATGAAATATACCTGGCGCTGTACCAGGGTCTTACAGGTTATGATGAAAACAAGGACGCTTTCCGCAGGTTTTCAAGGGAATTTTTTGATCTTGTTGTTATTGACGAATGCCACAGGGGAAGCGCAGCAGAAGACAGCGCATGGCGTGAAATCCTGGAATATTTCAGTTCTGCCGCCCATATAGGTCTTACAGCCACTCCAAAGGAAACAAAAGATGTTTCCAATATTGATTATTTTGGAAATCCTGTTTACACCTATTCTTTAAAAAAAGGCATTGATGACGGTTTTCTTGCTCCATACCAGGTGGTGCGCATAGGCATTAATGTTGATTTGCAGGGCTGGCGCCCGGAAAACGGGAAGCTTGATCTTGACGGCAGGGCAATTGAAGACCGTGAATATAATATCAAGGATTATGACAGAAACCTTGTTATTGAAGAACGAACCAGTCTTGCTGCTGACAAAATCACCGAGTATATGAAAAAAACAAACAGGTTTTCCAAAACCATTGTTTTCTGTGTTGATATTGAACATGCTGAAAGAATGACAGAAGCCCTGCGCAATGCAAACCAGGACCTTGTTTGTAAAAATTCAAAATATGTCATGCAGATAACCGGCGATAACCTGGAAGGCAAGCGGGAGTTAGATAATTTCCAAAATCCTGAATCAGATTACCCGGTTATTGTTACCACGTCCAAACTTCTGACAACCGGCGTTGACGTTCCCACATGCCGCAATATTGTCCTTGATGCCAATATTGTTTCCATGACTGAATTTAAGCAGATCATAGGCAGGGGAACCCGTCTTTGTCCTGATTTTAATAAATTGTATTTTACCATTATTGATTTTAGAGCAAATGCCAGGAATTTTGCAGACCCTGATTTTGACGGCCCTCCCATCCAGGAGAGTGAATTTGAAAAAGACGATAATATAGATCTGCCTGAGCCTGATAATACAGATCAGGCAGAAGATGATCCTGGTGAAACAGAAGAAGACCCGCTCAAGGAAGGAGACCCTGATTATTCTCCAGATAACAGCAGTGAACAGGGCGGAGAAATTATTGAAACACCCAGAAAAAAAGTTGTTGTGAACGGGGTTGAAGTCCATGTTTTAAGCAGAATTGTCCAGTATTACAGGGAAGACGGGAAATTAACAACCAAATCCCTGGAGGATTTTACCAAAGCAAATATTTTAAAAAATTACCAGTCCTTAGACAGGTTTCTTATTAAATGGCAGGCTGCTGAAAAAAAACAGGCTGTTATTGAGGAACTGGAAAACCAGGGGATTTTTTTAAAAGAGCTTGAAGCTCTGACCGGTAAAGATATGGATCCCTTTGATATTGTCTGCCATCTTGCTTTTGACATGCCTCCCCTTTCCAGGAAGGAAAGAGCAGAAAAGGTTAGGAAAAGAAATTATTTTGCAAAATACGGGGATAATGCTCAAAAGGTGCTGGAAAATCTTTTGGATAAATATGCAGATCAAGGCATTGAAAATATTGAAACCCTGGATGTCTTAAAGCTCGATCCCTTAAAAAACATAGGAACCCCCAGGGAGATATTTGGTTTTTTTGGAGATAAAAACCAGTATTTAAATGCTTTAAACCTGTTGAAACAGGAGATATATAAGGCAGCCTGA
- a CDS encoding NADH-quinone oxidoreductase subunit A, producing the protein MQPITDSGAFSPWEPGIFSLSIYTVIVLVLISILFFLSSWLGEKKPGTEKLRAYESGIIPTGSARLRYPVPFFLVAIFFLLFDVEGAYIFSWAVACKSLGWAGWMQITFFIIVLLAGLIYIWKKGGLEWGPCLKKD; encoded by the coding sequence GTGCAGCCCATAACAGATTCAGGAGCTTTTTCACCCTGGGAACCTGGAATATTCAGCCTTTCAATATATACGGTTATTGTCCTGGTTCTTATTTCAATTCTTTTTTTCCTTTCTTCCTGGCTGGGTGAAAAAAAGCCGGGAACTGAAAAACTCAGGGCATATGAAAGCGGAATAATTCCAACTGGTTCAGCGCGCCTGCGCTACCCTGTTCCTTTTTTCCTGGTTGCCATATTTTTTCTTTTGTTTGACGTGGAAGGAGCCTATATATTTTCATGGGCTGTTGCATGTAAAAGCCTTGGATGGGCAGGATGGATGCAGATTACCTTTTTTATAATCGTACTTCTTGCCGGTTTAATCTATATCTGGAAAAAAGGGGGACTTGAATGGGGACCATGCCTGAAAAAAGACTGA
- a CDS encoding DHH family phosphoesterase, which produces MRIVTRPDFDGIVCAALLYEAEEITEPIHWVEPNEMQKGMVKVNKGDIIANLPYHKDCSMWFDHHYTNKPETPFKGSFKIASSAAGVVFEYYKEKFTRDYSELIRETDKIDSADLTLDQVLYPEKYPYILLSMTLSSFDASDEQYWNDLVQLLRTSDIETIFKENEVQKRCQAVIEQNKLFKNILKENTRVKGHVSITDFRSFDEAPRGNRFLVYSIYPETIVSVKVRRDKNEADKIIIGVGHSIFNQNCKVNAGKMLAQFGGGGHRGAGSCTVPEHLAEKCLSEITGILLANVSNE; this is translated from the coding sequence ATGAGAATTGTTACCCGCCCTGATTTTGACGGGATTGTTTGTGCAGCCCTTTTATATGAAGCAGAAGAAATTACAGAACCCATACACTGGGTTGAACCCAATGAAATGCAGAAAGGAATGGTTAAGGTTAATAAAGGTGATATAATTGCCAACCTGCCGTATCATAAAGACTGCTCCATGTGGTTTGACCATCATTATACAAATAAACCTGAAACACCTTTTAAAGGTTCATTTAAAATTGCTTCGTCAGCAGCAGGGGTCGTGTTTGAGTATTATAAAGAGAAATTTACAAGGGATTACAGCGAACTGATTCGTGAAACAGATAAGATTGATTCTGCTGATTTAACCCTTGATCAGGTTCTTTATCCTGAAAAATATCCCTATATTCTCCTTTCCATGACCCTTTCAAGTTTTGATGCATCTGATGAGCAGTACTGGAACGATCTTGTTCAATTATTGAGAACATCGGATATAGAAACAATCTTTAAAGAAAATGAGGTTCAAAAACGGTGTCAGGCTGTAATTGAGCAAAACAAATTATTTAAAAATATCTTAAAGGAAAATACCAGGGTAAAAGGCCATGTATCAATTACAGATTTCAGGTCTTTTGATGAAGCTCCCAGGGGAAACAGGTTTCTTGTGTATTCTATTTATCCTGAAACCATTGTCAGTGTGAAGGTGCGCCGTGATAAAAATGAAGCTGATAAAATTATTATCGGGGTGGGGCACAGTATTTTTAATCAAAACTGTAAGGTTAATGCAGGTAAGATGCTTGCTCAATTTGGAGGCGGGGGACACAGGGGAGCCGGGTCTTGTACAGTACCGGAACATCTTGCAGAAAAATGCCTTTCTGAAATTACAGGTATATTGCTTGCTAATGTTTCAAATGAATAA
- a CDS encoding HsdM family class I SAM-dependent methyltransferase, with product MNISSVIKNIRNIMRQDKGVNGDAQRLEQMGWMLFLKIFDAKEEDFEDMDETGAYLSPVPENLRWRNWAVNDEGITGDELIQFIDRQLFPGLSRLPLGIDKRAVLIRDVFSGNNNYMKSGHLFRQVVNEINKIDFHAAKDRQVFGQVYETLLKELQSAGSSGEFYTPRAITGFLTEMVNPKLGEKVLDPACGTGGFLTAAIEHIKKSGVNNLEQRQMLQNTVQGMELKPLPHMLAITNLILHDIEIPDILYEDSLLQNQSVTYKNRVDVILANPPFGGNVDDETASTFPLSFRTKESADLFLVMMVNFLKQGGRAAIVLPDGSLTGDGVKARVREMLLKNCNLHTVVRLPNSVFKPYATVATNLLFFDRKTLPGKESDDFSTKEIWFYEHSLPENMKSYSKTNPIKIEEFEQERKWWNSRKESEKSWKINIQEIITKAKENAEEHFQKELDLKKQARNLKKEIAEKKGDLKDLDKKKDSAKIKKLQGRIKELEEKLQETESRARSEKQTGDSIYYAAFDLDFKNPNGAEVDLGDPVKMLKKLKKVDEEMSGIQDEILGELKQELRGF from the coding sequence ATGAATATATCTTCTGTAATTAAGAACATCCGTAATATAATGCGGCAGGATAAAGGTGTAAACGGTGATGCCCAGCGCCTTGAGCAGATGGGCTGGATGCTGTTTTTAAAGATTTTTGATGCAAAGGAAGAAGATTTTGAGGATATGGATGAAACAGGGGCCTATCTTTCCCCTGTTCCTGAAAATCTTCGATGGAGAAACTGGGCTGTTAATGATGAAGGCATAACCGGCGATGAACTGATCCAGTTTATTGACCGGCAGTTGTTCCCGGGATTAAGCAGGCTTCCTTTGGGTATTGATAAAAGAGCGGTTTTAATAAGGGATGTTTTTTCCGGCAATAATAATTACATGAAAAGCGGCCATCTTTTTCGTCAGGTTGTTAATGAGATTAACAAGATTGACTTTCATGCTGCAAAAGACCGCCAGGTTTTTGGTCAGGTTTATGAAACCCTGCTTAAAGAGCTTCAATCTGCGGGCAGTTCAGGGGAATTTTACACGCCCAGGGCAATAACCGGATTTTTAACTGAAATGGTAAACCCAAAGCTTGGGGAAAAGGTGCTTGATCCTGCCTGCGGAACAGGAGGCTTTCTCACTGCTGCAATTGAGCATATTAAAAAAAGCGGGGTTAATAATCTGGAGCAGAGGCAGATGCTTCAAAATACGGTTCAAGGCATGGAACTGAAACCTTTGCCCCATATGCTGGCAATAACAAACCTTATTCTTCATGATATTGAAATCCCTGATATTTTATATGAAGACTCCCTGCTTCAAAACCAGTCAGTAACCTATAAAAACAGGGTTGATGTGATTCTTGCAAATCCCCCTTTTGGCGGTAATGTTGACGATGAAACAGCTTCAACCTTTCCTCTTTCTTTCCGCACAAAGGAATCTGCGGATCTTTTTCTTGTCATGATGGTGAATTTTCTTAAACAGGGCGGAAGGGCTGCCATTGTTCTGCCTGACGGCTCACTTACCGGCGATGGGGTTAAGGCGCGGGTTCGGGAAATGCTGCTTAAGAACTGCAATCTTCATACTGTTGTCCGTCTTCCAAATTCTGTTTTTAAACCTTATGCAACTGTGGCTACAAATCTTTTGTTTTTTGACAGGAAAACCTTGCCTGGCAAGGAATCTGATGATTTTTCCACAAAAGAAATATGGTTTTATGAACATTCCCTGCCTGAAAATATGAAATCATATTCAAAAACAAATCCCATAAAGATTGAGGAGTTTGAACAGGAGCGCAAGTGGTGGAACAGCCGTAAAGAGAGTGAAAAATCCTGGAAAATTAATATTCAGGAGATTATCACCAAAGCAAAGGAAAACGCAGAAGAACATTTTCAAAAAGAATTGGATTTGAAAAAACAGGCACGGAACCTGAAAAAAGAGATTGCAGAAAAAAAAGGGGATTTAAAAGACCTTGATAAAAAAAAGGATTCTGCAAAAATTAAAAAACTCCAGGGCAGGATTAAGGAGCTTGAAGAAAAACTCCAGGAAACCGAATCCAGAGCAAGAAGTGAAAAGCAGACCGGGGACAGTATTTATTATGCTGCCTTTGACCTGGATTTTAAAAATCCAAACGGTGCAGAGGTTGATCTGGGCGATCCTGTGAAGATGCTTAAAAAGCTGAAAAAGGTTGATGAGGAAATGAGCGGGATCCAGGACGAGATTTTGGGGGAACTTAAACAGGAATTGCGCGGTTTTTAA
- a CDS encoding PspA/IM30 family protein: protein MSFFSRIFKIGQSEIHSTLDKFEDPIKLTEQGIRDLKKDLQDAMTSLAEVKAISIRTRRDADNKKKLAADYERKAMILLQQAQGGALDMADAERLAAEALSKKEQQANDALRVSTEADRHEKMANQLQANVNKIKSTISTYENDLITLKARAKTASSTKKINQQLAKIDSSGTIAMLEKMKAKVEEDESLAIAYADIATPDKTIDDEINSALKAGKTSTVSTDLLELKKKMGIL from the coding sequence ATGTCATTCTTTTCACGAATTTTTAAAATAGGTCAGTCAGAAATCCATTCTACTCTTGATAAGTTTGAAGACCCCATAAAACTGACAGAGCAGGGTATAAGGGATTTAAAAAAAGATCTTCAAGATGCCATGACCAGCCTGGCTGAGGTTAAGGCTATTTCCATAAGAACCAGAAGAGATGCAGACAATAAAAAGAAACTGGCTGCTGATTATGAGCGAAAAGCCATGATTTTACTGCAGCAGGCACAGGGAGGTGCCCTAGATATGGCAGATGCGGAACGCCTGGCTGCTGAAGCGCTTTCCAAAAAGGAACAGCAGGCTAATGATGCACTGAGGGTTTCAACAGAAGCAGATCGTCATGAAAAGATGGCAAACCAGCTTCAGGCAAATGTAAACAAGATTAAATCCACTATTTCCACATATGAAAATGATTTGATTACATTAAAAGCCCGTGCAAAAACTGCTTCATCAACCAAAAAAATCAATCAGCAGCTGGCAAAGATTGATTCATCAGGAACCATTGCCATGCTTGAAAAAATGAAGGCAAAGGTGGAAGAAGACGAATCCCTTGCCATAGCCTATGCTGATATAGCCACACCTGATAAAACTATTGACGATGAAATTAATTCAGCTCTAAAAGCAGGAAAAACCTCAACAGTATCAACTGACCTGCTGGAACTGAAAAAGAAAATGGGAATCCTTTAA